The following proteins are encoded in a genomic region of Mycolicibacterium confluentis:
- a CDS encoding acyl-CoA thioesterase — MPERLKDILDLFALDEVSRDGVGGGAFLGPQPEDGIERTRVYGGQVAAQAIAAAGRTVTDRRPHSLHLAFLRPGDPTRPLRYEVTALREGRTFSTRRVTALQGDVAVMEALASFIVDIDGYGHQIRMPDVPRPEQLPAVEDQLRSHLAKTGGDQQYVSLIRFRVAEMRYVDPPPRIAIDEPTGDATVSRLWLRLREDPPAELLLDPLLGTCMLAYISDWTILDPLQAAIGRTWQELEVMASVDHAMWWHRPVDFSDWLLYDQRSSTAGGGLGLGNGAIFNADGSLVCTVTQEGFVGRRR; from the coding sequence AACCCGAGGACGGGATCGAACGGACCCGAGTCTACGGCGGTCAGGTGGCCGCGCAGGCCATCGCGGCTGCCGGACGCACCGTGACCGACCGCCGTCCGCACAGCCTGCACTTGGCGTTCCTGCGGCCCGGCGATCCGACCCGGCCGCTGCGGTACGAGGTCACGGCATTGCGGGAGGGCCGGACGTTCTCGACGCGCCGGGTCACCGCCCTGCAGGGCGACGTGGCGGTGATGGAGGCACTGGCGTCCTTCATCGTCGACATCGACGGCTACGGACACCAGATCCGGATGCCGGATGTGCCTCGCCCCGAACAACTGCCCGCCGTGGAAGATCAACTGCGCAGCCATCTGGCGAAGACCGGCGGCGACCAGCAGTACGTGTCGTTGATCCGGTTCCGCGTCGCCGAGATGCGGTATGTCGACCCGCCGCCGCGGATCGCGATCGACGAGCCCACTGGCGATGCGACGGTGAGCCGACTCTGGCTGCGACTGCGGGAGGACCCGCCCGCCGAACTGCTGCTGGACCCCCTGCTGGGGACCTGCATGCTGGCCTACATCAGCGACTGGACGATCCTGGATCCCCTGCAGGCCGCGATCGGGCGCACCTGGCAGGAGCTGGAGGTGATGGCCTCGGTGGATCACGCCATGTGGTGGCACCGACCCGTCGACTTCTCCGACTGGCTGCTGTACGACCAGCGCTCCAGCACCGCCGGCGGCGGCCTGGGGTTGGGCAATGGCGCAATCTTCAACGCCGACGGTTCCCTGGTCTGTACCGTGACGCAGGAGGGCTTCGTAGGGAGGCGGCGCTGA
- a CDS encoding histidine phosphatase family protein, with product MKVLACVIAVVLLVAGCSSGPPAPESITLTFVRHAQSQGNASGLIDSSVPGPDLSEEGRSQAQAAADELRDKDFDGIYASDMVRTQQTAAPLAADLNEQVEVLPGLREIEAGWFEGTSEATAAETYFLAPVQWLDGNLAVAIPGSITGKEFNDRFTAAVAEIYDSGDKNPVAFAHAGSIMLWTLLNVQNPNDSLLRTRPLPNTGRVVVEGNPMTGWRLVNWDGITDFGA from the coding sequence ATGAAGGTGCTCGCGTGCGTGATTGCGGTGGTCCTGCTGGTCGCCGGATGCAGCTCCGGACCCCCAGCGCCCGAGTCGATCACGCTCACCTTTGTTCGACACGCCCAGTCGCAGGGCAACGCGTCAGGTCTCATCGACAGTTCGGTACCCGGCCCCGATCTCAGCGAAGAGGGCCGCAGTCAGGCCCAAGCCGCCGCAGATGAATTGCGCGACAAGGATTTCGACGGAATTTACGCCTCGGACATGGTGCGCACGCAGCAGACCGCCGCGCCGCTGGCCGCCGACCTGAACGAGCAGGTGGAGGTGTTGCCGGGCCTGCGTGAGATCGAGGCCGGGTGGTTCGAGGGCACTTCAGAGGCAACCGCGGCCGAGACGTATTTCCTGGCCCCGGTGCAGTGGCTGGACGGCAATCTCGCCGTCGCGATCCCCGGTTCGATCACCGGTAAGGAGTTCAACGATCGGTTCACGGCCGCGGTCGCCGAGATCTACGACAGCGGCGACAAGAATCCGGTGGCCTTCGCACACGCCGGGTCGATCATGCTGTGGACACTGCTGAACGTGCAGAACCCCAACGACAGCCTGCTGCGGACCCGACCGCTGCCCAACACCGGCCGAGTGGTGGTCGAGGGCAACCCCATGACCGGGTGGCGGCTGGTCAACTGGGACGGGATCACCGACTTCGGAGCCTAG
- a CDS encoding SDR family oxidoreductase — translation MNYVVTGGTGFIGRRVVTRLLASDPTAQVWVLVRRESLSRFERLAIDWGERAHALVGDLTAPDLGLNAESCAELGQIDHVVHCGAIYDIAASDAHQRGANVDGTREVIALTQRLGAILHHVSSIAVAGDFNGVFTESDFSVGQNLPTAYHQTKFEAEQLVRKADGLRFRVYRPAVVVGDSTTGEMDKIDGPYHFFGVLSRLAALPRFTPMALPNTGRTNIVPVDYVADALVALLHAEVTDGTENGTTFHLTAPKSIGLRGIYRALAPAAGLPPLRASLPRAVAAPVLHARGVAKAWRNMVAAQLGVPPAVLDVIDLPTTFTSDNTREALRGSGIDVPEFADYAPALWRYWAANLDPDRARRIDADAPLAGRHVVITGASSGIGRASAIAVAGRGATVFAVARNGEALDDLVSEIRAAGGQAHAFTCDVTDSASVDACVKDILATFGHVDYLVNNAGRSIRRSVTASTDRLHDYERVMAVNYFGAVRMVLALLPHWRERHFGHVVNVSSAGVQASTPRYSAYLPSKAALDAFADVVSTETLSDHITFTTIHMPLVQTPMIAPSKRLNPVPAISAEHAAAMVVRGLVEKPVRIDTPLGTLADAGLYFTPRLSRRVLHQLYLGFPDSAAARGVAPTRDRPPARPARALPLPRVPRPVKRAVRLVPGVHW, via the coding sequence ATGAACTATGTCGTTACCGGCGGTACCGGGTTCATCGGGCGACGCGTCGTGACCAGACTGCTGGCCTCCGATCCGACGGCCCAGGTGTGGGTGCTGGTGCGCCGCGAATCGCTGTCGAGATTCGAACGACTGGCCATCGACTGGGGTGAGCGTGCCCACGCCCTCGTCGGCGACCTCACCGCGCCCGACCTCGGCCTGAACGCCGAGTCGTGCGCCGAACTCGGGCAGATCGACCACGTCGTGCACTGCGGAGCGATCTACGACATCGCCGCGTCCGACGCACACCAACGCGGCGCCAACGTCGACGGCACCCGTGAGGTCATCGCGCTGACCCAGCGCCTCGGCGCTATCCTGCACCACGTGTCCTCGATCGCGGTGGCCGGGGACTTCAACGGAGTGTTCACCGAATCGGACTTCTCCGTCGGCCAGAATCTGCCCACGGCCTATCACCAGACCAAGTTCGAGGCCGAGCAGTTGGTGCGCAAGGCCGACGGCCTGCGCTTCCGGGTCTATCGCCCGGCGGTCGTGGTCGGCGACTCGACCACAGGCGAGATGGACAAGATCGACGGTCCCTATCACTTCTTCGGCGTGCTTTCCAGGCTCGCGGCGCTGCCCCGGTTCACCCCGATGGCCCTGCCCAACACCGGACGGACCAACATCGTGCCGGTCGACTACGTGGCCGACGCCCTGGTGGCCCTGCTGCACGCCGAGGTCACCGACGGCACTGAGAACGGCACGACGTTCCACCTGACCGCGCCCAAGTCGATCGGCCTGCGCGGGATCTACCGCGCACTGGCTCCTGCCGCCGGACTGCCGCCGCTTCGCGCCTCGCTGCCGCGCGCGGTCGCCGCCCCGGTGTTGCACGCCCGGGGTGTGGCCAAGGCCTGGCGAAACATGGTCGCCGCGCAGTTGGGGGTGCCCCCGGCGGTGCTCGACGTCATCGACCTGCCCACGACGTTCACCTCCGACAACACTCGGGAGGCATTGCGCGGCAGCGGAATCGACGTGCCCGAGTTCGCCGACTACGCCCCTGCCCTGTGGCGGTACTGGGCCGCGAACCTGGACCCGGACCGGGCCAGACGCATCGACGCCGACGCGCCCCTGGCCGGGCGCCACGTCGTCATCACGGGTGCCTCAAGCGGTATCGGACGCGCCTCGGCGATCGCGGTGGCGGGCCGCGGCGCCACGGTGTTCGCGGTGGCGCGCAACGGCGAGGCCCTCGACGACCTGGTCTCCGAGATCCGGGCCGCGGGCGGGCAGGCCCACGCCTTCACCTGTGACGTCACGGATTCGGCGTCCGTGGATGCCTGCGTGAAGGACATCCTCGCCACGTTCGGCCACGTCGACTACCTGGTGAACAACGCGGGTCGCTCCATCCGGCGCTCGGTCACGGCGTCCACCGATCGGCTCCACGACTACGAGAGGGTGATGGCGGTCAACTACTTCGGCGCCGTGCGCATGGTGCTCGCACTGCTGCCGCACTGGCGCGAGCGTCACTTCGGCCACGTGGTCAACGTCTCGAGTGCCGGAGTGCAGGCGTCGACCCCGCGGTACTCGGCCTACCTGCCGAGCAAGGCCGCGCTCGATGCGTTCGCCGACGTGGTGTCGACCGAGACACTGTCGGACCACATCACCTTCACCACGATCCACATGCCGCTGGTGCAGACTCCGATGATCGCGCCGTCGAAGCGGTTGAACCCCGTGCCGGCGATCAGCGCAGAACACGCCGCGGCCATGGTCGTGCGCGGCCTGGTGGAGAAACCCGTGCGGATCGACACGCCACTGGGCACCCTGGCGGACGCGGGCCTGTACTTCACACCGCGGTTGAGTCGACGTGTGCTGCACCAGCTTTACCTGGGCTTCCCCGATTCGGCCGCGGCCCGAGGGGTGGCCCCCACCCGCGATAGACCGCCAGCCCGCCCGGCCCGCGCACTGCCCCTGCCGCGGGTGCCCCGTCCGGTCAAGCGGGCCGTGCGACTCGTGCCCGGCGTGCACTGGTGA